The Gemmata palustris genome includes a region encoding these proteins:
- a CDS encoding NADH:flavin oxidoreductase/NADH oxidase, with product MHQESDVADLLSPLTIRGVTLRNRIVMAPMCQYVAERGVAGDWHLVHIGSRAAGGAALVVVEATAVTRHGRITGGDLGIWSDEHIGPLARIARFVHSQGAVPGIQLAHAGRKASCAVPWKGGAGLMTPEAGGWPVGGPSALAFDEGSPVPTALDEHGIDGIVGAFEAATHRALAAGFRVIEVHAAHGYLLHQFLSPLSNRRTDSYGGNLENRMRLPLRVAGAVRKLVPDQLPVFVRVSATDWVEGGWDIEQSVVLADRLKELGVDLIDVSSGGLVPRARIPVGTGYQVPLARRIRHGAGVPTGAVGLITEASHANEIVTAGDADLVLLARELLREPYWALKAEQELGAEPSWPISYGYAVKRRAQ from the coding sequence TTGCACCAGGAGTCAGACGTGGCCGACCTGCTCAGCCCGCTCACGATTCGCGGCGTGACACTCCGCAACCGGATCGTCATGGCCCCCATGTGCCAGTACGTCGCCGAGAGGGGGGTCGCGGGCGACTGGCATTTGGTTCACATCGGCAGCCGGGCGGCCGGGGGCGCGGCGCTGGTCGTCGTCGAGGCCACGGCCGTCACCCGGCACGGGCGGATCACCGGTGGGGATCTGGGCATCTGGAGCGACGAGCACATCGGGCCCCTGGCCCGGATCGCCCGGTTCGTCCACTCGCAGGGCGCGGTGCCCGGCATCCAGTTGGCCCACGCCGGGCGGAAGGCGAGTTGTGCCGTGCCGTGGAAGGGCGGCGCCGGGCTGATGACCCCGGAGGCGGGCGGGTGGCCGGTGGGCGGCCCGAGCGCGCTCGCTTTTGACGAGGGCAGCCCGGTTCCGACGGCGCTGGACGAGCACGGGATCGACGGGATCGTCGGCGCGTTCGAGGCGGCCACGCACCGGGCGCTGGCGGCCGGGTTCCGGGTCATTGAGGTTCACGCGGCCCACGGGTACCTGCTCCACCAGTTCCTGTCCCCGCTGAGCAACCGGCGGACCGACAGTTACGGCGGGAACCTCGAGAACCGGATGCGGCTGCCTCTGCGCGTCGCCGGCGCGGTACGAAAGCTCGTCCCGGATCAACTGCCGGTGTTCGTCCGCGTCTCGGCGACCGACTGGGTCGAGGGCGGGTGGGACATCGAGCAATCGGTGGTGCTCGCGGACCGGCTGAAGGAACTGGGCGTCGACCTGATCGACGTTTCCTCCGGCGGCCTCGTTCCGCGGGCACGTATTCCGGTCGGCACGGGGTACCAGGTGCCGCTCGCGCGTCGGATCCGCCACGGGGCGGGCGTGCCGACCGGGGCGGTCGGGTTGATCACCGAGGCGAGCCACGCGAACGAGATCGTGACCGCGGGTGACGCCGATCTGGTGCTCCTGGCGCGGGAGCTCCTCCGGGAGCCGTACTGGGCGCTCAAGGCCGAGCAAGAGCTCGGCGCGGAGCCGTCGTGGCCGATCTCGTATGGCTACGCGGTCAAGCGAAGGGCGCAATAG
- the istB gene encoding IS21-like element helper ATPase IstB — MPMSVETTPLLLKANLRQLKLPTMLGEWEKLAREAATQNESYEGYLLRLTEAEVTTRSANALASRIRAAGFPVVKDLDTFDFTAVPSLSKHKVLELARGAWVEEHANCCLIGNAGTGKTHLATALGLAMCRLGRRVKFVTAAGLVTQLEAAQQQHRLDRVLGHLDRVDLLIIDELGYLSFSRGGAELLFQVFADRYERRSVLVTSNLAFSEWGTVFQGDRMTAALLDRLTHRCDIFEMNGESYRFRESMTAKKPNDPKKGK; from the coding sequence ATGCCGATGTCCGTCGAGACGACCCCGCTGTTGCTCAAGGCCAACTTGAGGCAACTGAAGCTGCCGACGATGCTCGGCGAGTGGGAGAAGCTGGCCCGTGAGGCCGCCACCCAGAACGAATCCTACGAGGGCTACCTGTTGCGCCTGACCGAGGCCGAGGTGACCACGCGATCCGCGAACGCGCTTGCGTCGCGGATCCGCGCGGCCGGGTTCCCGGTGGTCAAGGACCTGGACACGTTCGACTTCACCGCGGTCCCGTCGCTGTCCAAGCACAAGGTGCTGGAACTGGCGCGCGGGGCGTGGGTCGAGGAGCACGCCAACTGTTGCCTGATCGGGAACGCGGGCACGGGGAAAACGCACCTGGCGACCGCGCTGGGGCTGGCGATGTGTCGGCTCGGCCGGCGCGTGAAGTTCGTAACGGCTGCGGGCCTGGTGACCCAGTTGGAGGCGGCCCAACAGCAGCACCGGCTGGACCGGGTGCTGGGCCACCTGGACCGCGTGGACCTGCTCATCATCGACGAGTTGGGGTACCTGTCGTTCAGTCGGGGTGGTGCCGAGCTCCTGTTCCAGGTATTCGCGGACCGGTACGAGCGGCGCAGCGTGCTGGTGACGAGCAACTTGGCGTTCAGCGAGTGGGGCACCGTGTTCCAGGGCGATCGGATGACGGCGGCTCTGCTGGACCGGCTCACCCATCGGTGCGACATCTTCGAGATGAACGGCGAGAGCTACCGGTTCCGCGAGTCCATGACCGCCAAAAAGCCGAACGACCCCAAGAAGGGTAAGTGA
- the istA gene encoding IS21 family transposase, translating into MLTVDDYAQIREARRDGLTIRELAVRFGRSPKTVLKALADPQPRPYTRTAVRSAPVFDPFRAIVDDILVADRTAPPKQRHTATQIFRRLVAEHGYTGSYHPIQRHLKQHRLDRRETFIPLAHPPGRRAEADFGHIHADFPDGRRLVPVLVVTWSYSNCPFALALPTERTEAVLQGLVEAFAFFGCVPRELWWDNPRTVALRIHKGRERTPHPQYAALASHYTFAPRFCMPATPTEKPRVEKRVQDLERQWATPVPRVGALGELNAHLLRQCLAARERTCGDNTSSVATRFEHDRAAALAAPARAFDPCVIQPGQADKYQTVPFDRNRYSVPRRWAFRTVSVKGYVDRVEVVGDGATVAAHARCYRTGQKVLDPLHFLGTLEKKPAALDHAPVYRDWQLPAAFAALRAALVARLGSCIGNRHYIRVLQLLANHTVDHMEGVLAGCLSRGELDAATITGAARRGTLDAPSISDRASSLALATVTVRPTDLAQFDRLLSRSSCEGDADVRRDDPAVAQGQLEATEAADDARRVGEAGP; encoded by the coding sequence ATGCTCACGGTGGACGACTACGCACAAATCCGAGAAGCCCGGCGCGACGGACTCACCATCCGCGAACTCGCCGTGCGGTTCGGCCGCTCGCCCAAGACCGTCCTCAAGGCGCTGGCCGACCCTCAACCCCGACCGTACACCCGGACCGCGGTGCGGTCCGCGCCGGTGTTCGACCCGTTCCGCGCGATCGTCGATGACATCCTCGTAGCCGACCGGACCGCGCCGCCCAAGCAGCGCCACACGGCCACCCAGATCTTCCGGCGCCTCGTCGCCGAGCACGGGTACACGGGCAGCTACCACCCGATCCAGCGCCACCTGAAGCAGCACCGCCTCGACCGCCGGGAGACGTTCATCCCGCTCGCGCACCCGCCGGGCCGTCGCGCCGAGGCCGACTTCGGGCACATCCACGCGGACTTCCCCGACGGGCGCCGGCTGGTACCCGTGCTGGTGGTCACCTGGAGCTACTCGAACTGCCCGTTCGCGCTGGCGCTGCCGACCGAGCGCACCGAGGCCGTACTTCAGGGGCTGGTCGAGGCATTCGCGTTCTTCGGGTGCGTGCCCCGCGAGCTGTGGTGGGACAACCCCAGAACGGTCGCGCTCCGCATCCACAAGGGCCGGGAGCGCACCCCGCACCCGCAGTACGCGGCGCTCGCGAGCCACTACACGTTCGCGCCCCGGTTCTGCATGCCCGCGACCCCGACCGAGAAGCCGCGCGTCGAGAAGCGGGTGCAAGACCTCGAGCGCCAGTGGGCCACACCGGTGCCGCGCGTCGGTGCCCTCGGTGAGCTGAACGCGCACCTGCTGCGGCAATGCCTCGCGGCGCGGGAGCGCACGTGCGGTGACAACACGTCGTCCGTGGCCACACGGTTCGAGCACGATCGCGCGGCCGCGCTCGCGGCTCCGGCCCGGGCGTTCGATCCGTGCGTGATCCAGCCCGGTCAGGCGGACAAGTACCAGACGGTGCCGTTCGACCGCAACCGCTACAGCGTGCCGCGCCGGTGGGCGTTCCGCACGGTGAGCGTGAAGGGGTACGTGGACCGCGTCGAGGTCGTCGGTGACGGCGCCACGGTCGCCGCGCACGCGCGCTGTTACCGGACCGGGCAGAAGGTCCTCGACCCGCTTCACTTCCTCGGAACCCTGGAGAAGAAGCCGGCCGCGTTGGACCACGCGCCGGTGTACCGCGACTGGCAACTGCCCGCCGCGTTCGCCGCGTTGCGCGCGGCGCTGGTCGCTCGGTTGGGGTCGTGCATCGGTAACCGGCACTACATCCGCGTGCTCCAACTGCTCGCCAACCACACGGTCGATCACATGGAGGGCGTCCTCGCCGGGTGCCTGTCGCGCGGCGAGCTCGACGCCGCAACCATCACGGGCGCGGCGCGCCGGGGGACGCTCGACGCGCCGTCCATCAGTGACCGCGCGTCGTCACTGGCTCTCGCCACTGTGACCGTGCGCCCCACCGACCTCGCCCAGTTTGATCGCCTGTTGTCCCGTTCCTCGTGTGAAGGAGATGCCGATGTCCGTCGAGACGACCCCGCTGTTGCTCAAGGCCAACTTGAGGCAACTGAAGCTGCCGACGATGCTCGGCGAGTGGGAGAAGCTGGCCCGTGA
- a CDS encoding sigma-70 family RNA polymerase sigma factor, whose product MMIYPPAPPRAAPDAELVRRFIAGNEAAFELLVWRYRGLVFDVCRRTLGHSHDAEDAAQAAFLVFAKKAESVRADHLAGWLARVAHRCALRVRGRRPAFTELPDVPAPPRPAVPLDGVLDAELDRLPEKYRTPIVLCYLHGLSYAEASEQLNCPTGTLCGWLTRGKELLRKRLAQRGIAVPVGVLAVYLSELGRTASASHRLVRTITTAALSFVAGEARPDPAAAIAHGVLQMMTLKRTAASGLLGFLTMVVALAALSAGDPRKADESKVLAAEPEKPVTIERTIGQEPKYQGKPTYCLLVFDAGAKHRAWLVHDGDTLYVDKNGNGDLTDGGEKVAAKKQKGDEEGDQEFEVGDVTVGGTTHKGLTVSTGRLDRLVANNFLATIAPIEPTLKTDKTAVVYALQVESERPGVKGAGAGGRVQYRVGPFDANGVLRFAPTTADAPVIHLGGRFELWSQFGEQILRTGQDSCLRMVVGAPGFGPGTLASIPYDNTIPDDAHPVAEITFPARPGEKPRTQAVPMNFRTCGYSIDARFKCGEETGSATVKFHFGAWKEGNVAPTTHSMAIQPPPKLTGPKAEPVSERLVATLPHPVKEAIPLVHYSPDGKRLLVAGDMSSGVVQLWDVDGRKELLQIAGPKRVRGSKDPSFLAEEYALLSPDGKTLYVPTRGENVARVERGGKKADLIENLGRVRRWDLTTKKELDPYSPPTGWGNLMADLSPGGRFLYSIEHKDHLRDGEREARLVIWDTTTGERVALLKGNYGNLPVFLPGDRGIATTQLDKEGEVTVRVHSLPDGKEVVSKTHPCPAGRAARFVGASSDGKLLAVNLGGKKGENTTTLFLDTESLEETARWTAPANPTGFGYTPGRFTPNGQRFLTIDGENTLHIWDVAAKKVARTVKLDQSGWRSVVSGDGRWFATTWTPPDPNKFANEAKLDPESLPQPRGVLVDLNDPNSKPVTLVAPRGIAWGMALRPDGKQLALGGSGGVHLFDLTTLGGK is encoded by the coding sequence ATGATGATCTACCCCCCCGCTCCCCCGCGAGCCGCGCCCGACGCCGAACTCGTCCGCCGGTTCATCGCCGGCAACGAGGCAGCGTTTGAACTGCTGGTCTGGCGGTATCGCGGACTGGTGTTCGACGTGTGCCGCCGCACCCTCGGCCACTCTCACGACGCCGAAGACGCCGCTCAGGCCGCGTTCCTGGTGTTCGCCAAGAAGGCGGAATCGGTGCGGGCGGATCACCTCGCCGGATGGCTGGCGCGGGTGGCCCATCGGTGTGCCCTGCGGGTTCGCGGTCGCCGTCCGGCGTTCACCGAACTGCCGGACGTGCCCGCCCCACCTCGGCCCGCGGTCCCGCTCGACGGCGTCCTCGACGCCGAACTCGACCGCCTGCCGGAGAAGTACCGCACGCCCATCGTGCTGTGCTACCTGCACGGGCTGAGTTACGCCGAGGCGAGCGAACAACTGAACTGCCCGACCGGGACGCTGTGCGGCTGGCTCACCCGCGGGAAGGAGCTCCTCCGGAAGCGACTGGCCCAGCGGGGGATCGCGGTGCCGGTCGGTGTCCTTGCCGTTTACCTCAGCGAATTGGGACGCACGGCGTCCGCGTCTCATCGACTGGTCCGAACCATCACCACGGCGGCGCTGAGCTTCGTCGCCGGAGAAGCCCGGCCCGACCCGGCCGCCGCCATCGCTCACGGAGTGCTTCAGATGATGACGCTGAAACGAACGGCTGCCTCGGGACTGCTCGGGTTCCTCACGATGGTCGTGGCGCTCGCCGCGCTGTCGGCGGGCGACCCGAGGAAAGCCGACGAATCGAAGGTGTTGGCGGCCGAACCGGAGAAGCCGGTCACGATCGAACGCACCATCGGTCAGGAGCCGAAGTACCAAGGTAAGCCGACGTACTGCCTACTGGTGTTCGACGCGGGGGCCAAACACCGCGCGTGGCTCGTTCACGACGGCGACACCTTGTACGTGGACAAGAACGGCAACGGCGACCTGACCGACGGCGGGGAGAAGGTGGCCGCCAAGAAACAGAAAGGGGACGAAGAGGGGGACCAAGAGTTCGAGGTGGGCGACGTGACCGTCGGCGGGACGACGCACAAGGGGTTGACCGTCTCCACCGGACGGCTCGACCGCCTGGTGGCCAACAACTTCCTCGCCACCATCGCCCCGATCGAGCCGACGCTGAAAACGGATAAGACGGCCGTGGTGTACGCCCTCCAAGTGGAGAGCGAGCGGCCGGGGGTGAAGGGGGCCGGGGCCGGCGGGCGGGTGCAGTACCGCGTCGGCCCGTTCGACGCCAACGGGGTGCTCCGGTTCGCCCCCACCACCGCCGACGCCCCGGTCATCCACCTCGGCGGGCGGTTCGAGTTGTGGAGCCAGTTCGGCGAGCAAATCCTACGCACCGGGCAGGACTCGTGCCTCCGCATGGTCGTTGGCGCGCCCGGCTTCGGTCCCGGCACCCTCGCCTCCATCCCGTACGACAACACCATCCCGGACGACGCCCATCCGGTAGCGGAGATCACCTTCCCGGCCAGGCCGGGGGAGAAGCCCCGCACGCAGGCGGTGCCGATGAACTTCCGGACGTGCGGGTACAGCATCGACGCCCGGTTCAAGTGTGGCGAGGAGACCGGCTCGGCCACGGTGAAGTTCCACTTCGGCGCCTGGAAGGAGGGGAACGTCGCCCCCACCACCCACAGCATGGCCATCCAACCGCCGCCCAAGCTCACCGGCCCGAAAGCCGAGCCGGTGTCCGAACGGCTCGTCGCCACCCTGCCCCACCCCGTAAAGGAGGCGATCCCCCTCGTCCATTACTCGCCCGACGGCAAACGGTTGCTGGTCGCGGGTGACATGTCCTCCGGCGTGGTGCAACTTTGGGACGTGGACGGGCGGAAGGAACTGCTCCAGATCGCCGGGCCGAAGCGCGTCCGCGGCAGCAAGGATCCGTCCTTCCTCGCCGAAGAGTACGCCCTGCTCAGCCCGGACGGGAAGACGCTGTACGTTCCCACCCGCGGGGAGAACGTCGCTCGGGTGGAGCGGGGCGGCAAGAAAGCCGACCTGATCGAGAACCTCGGCCGCGTCCGCCGGTGGGATCTGACCACCAAGAAGGAACTCGATCCGTACTCGCCGCCGACCGGGTGGGGCAACCTGATGGCCGACCTGTCGCCGGGCGGCCGGTTCCTCTACTCGATCGAACACAAGGACCACTTGCGGGACGGTGAACGGGAGGCCCGGCTGGTGATCTGGGACACGACCACCGGCGAGCGCGTGGCGCTCTTGAAGGGGAACTACGGCAACTTGCCGGTGTTCCTGCCCGGTGACCGCGGCATCGCCACCACACAACTCGACAAGGAGGGCGAAGTGACCGTTCGCGTTCACTCCCTGCCAGACGGCAAAGAGGTGGTGTCGAAGACACACCCCTGCCCGGCGGGGAGGGCCGCCCGCTTTGTGGGCGCGTCATCGGACGGCAAACTGCTGGCGGTGAACCTGGGCGGGAAGAAGGGAGAGAACACAACCACCCTGTTCCTCGATACCGAATCGTTGGAGGAAACCGCCCGCTGGACCGCCCCGGCCAACCCGACCGGGTTCGGCTACACTCCCGGACGATTCACCCCGAACGGCCAGCGGTTCCTGACGATCGATGGCGAAAACACCTTACACATTTGGGACGTGGCCGCGAAGAAGGTCGCACGGACGGTGAAACTGGATCAGAGCGGGTGGCGATCGGTGGTGAGCGGGGACGGCCGCTGGTTCGCCACGACGTGGACGCCGCCCGACCCGAACAAGTTCGCCAACGAAGCCAAACTCGACCCCGAGAGCCTGCCGCAACCGCGGGGGGTGCTGGTGGACCTGAACGACCCCAACTCGAAGCCGGTCACGCTCGTCGCTCCGCGGGGGATCGCCTGGGGAATGGCGCTCCGGCCGGACGGCAAGCAGTTGGCCCTCGGCGGGTCCGGCGGGGTCCACCTGTTCGACTTGACGACGCTCGGCGGGAAGTAA
- a CDS encoding TIGR03915 family putative DNA repair protein: MIVTAPDFAAWRGAARALLAAEVSPADVLFDDGTAPGLFAAAELPPVPAGPALEVPRAFVALAESVSCHRDPQRWGRLYRALWRLTRGEPHLLDLATDDDVAWLFRAEKSVRRDAHKMKAFVRFRKVGEHFVAWHRPDHRIVRRVAPFFRRRFPEMHWSVLTPDDSVTWDREGLHFGPGVSARDAPPPDVLEDMWKTYYRATFNPARIKLKAMKKELPVRHWATLPEAALIPDLLAEAADRVAAMVQHSEGTPSAADFLPATRDLDGLRAAARDCTACGLCGPIVPPVFGTGPADARIALVGDQPDTSGAADELLDTALEEAGIDRAAVYRTTAVKQTAFAERDGAREPRRANAREVGACRPWLLAELAALRPAVIVCLGPLAAKAVLGPLFRFTERRGEVLPAGGTIAIATHFPATILRAPEEARAEIWAELVTHLARALELAGAGYHPPSHYSSRVPY, translated from the coding sequence ATGATCGTTACCGCCCCCGACTTCGCCGCGTGGCGCGGTGCCGCTCGCGCACTGCTCGCGGCCGAGGTTTCGCCGGCCGACGTCCTCTTCGACGACGGCACCGCGCCGGGCCTGTTCGCCGCGGCCGAGCTACCGCCCGTGCCCGCCGGTCCGGCGCTCGAGGTGCCGCGGGCGTTCGTCGCGCTCGCGGAATCGGTCTCCTGCCACCGCGATCCGCAGCGCTGGGGCCGGCTCTACCGCGCGCTGTGGCGGCTGACCCGCGGCGAACCGCACCTGCTCGACCTCGCGACCGATGACGACGTCGCGTGGCTGTTCCGCGCCGAGAAATCGGTCCGCCGCGACGCGCACAAGATGAAAGCCTTCGTCCGCTTCCGCAAGGTGGGCGAGCACTTCGTCGCGTGGCACCGGCCGGACCACCGCATCGTGCGGCGGGTCGCGCCGTTCTTCCGCCGCCGCTTCCCCGAAATGCACTGGTCGGTCCTGACCCCAGACGACTCGGTGACGTGGGATCGCGAGGGGTTGCACTTCGGCCCCGGTGTGTCGGCGAGGGACGCGCCCCCGCCGGACGTCCTCGAAGACATGTGGAAGACCTACTACCGGGCGACGTTCAATCCGGCGCGGATCAAGTTGAAGGCGATGAAGAAGGAGTTGCCGGTGCGGCACTGGGCGACGCTGCCGGAGGCCGCGCTCATCCCCGACCTGCTGGCGGAAGCGGCCGATCGCGTGGCCGCGATGGTGCAACACAGCGAAGGAACGCCGTCGGCCGCCGACTTCTTGCCCGCGACGCGCGACCTCGACGGCCTCCGCGCGGCGGCGCGCGATTGCACCGCGTGCGGGCTGTGCGGACCGATCGTGCCGCCCGTGTTCGGTACCGGCCCGGCCGATGCGCGGATCGCTTTGGTCGGCGATCAACCCGACACGAGTGGCGCCGCGGACGAACTGCTCGATACTGCACTGGAGGAAGCGGGTATCGACCGGGCCGCCGTGTACCGGACGACGGCCGTAAAGCAGACCGCGTTCGCCGAGCGGGACGGTGCCCGCGAACCGCGCCGGGCCAACGCCCGCGAGGTCGGTGCGTGCCGGCCGTGGCTGCTCGCGGAGCTGGCCGCACTTCGGCCGGCGGTAATTGTGTGCCTCGGTCCGCTGGCCGCGAAGGCGGTACTCGGCCCGCTCTTTCGCTTCACCGAGCGCCGCGGTGAAGTGCTCCCGGCCGGCGGCACGATCGCGATTGCAACTCACTTCCCTGCGACGATCCTACGCGCCCCGGAGGAGGCGCGGGCGGAGATTTGGGCGGAACTGGTCACCCATCTCGCGCGGGCTTTAGAACTCGCCGGGGCCGGCTACCATCCGCCGTCCCACTACTCATCGCGCGTCCCGTATTGA
- a CDS encoding putative DNA modification/repair radical SAM protein codes for MDTRRKLEVLADAAKYDASCASSGSKSTRRGSRLGSTEGMGICHSYTPDGRCVSLLKLLLTNYCVYDCKFCVNRVSSDTPRARFTVAEVIDLTVEFYRRNYIEGLFLSSGIVGSIDGTMEQLVAVARGLREGHGFGGYIHLKLIPGASAELVAEAGRWADRLSANIELPTAQDLHQLAPEKTRADITGTMTTVADGIAERAADRKAGLKAPVFAPAGQSTQMVVGATPTTDGVILGTADELYRTQKLRRVYYSAYSPTPHADARLPALRPPLLREHRLYQADWLLRFYGFEVSEVVAPGANLALDVDPKLAWALANRDRFPVDVNAAPRELLLRIPGVGVRNVERILAVRRHHALTVADLRALRVNWKSAAPFVLTGDHNPALRKLDTVGLKKSVQPTLFDDLDGYA; via the coding sequence GTGGACACCCGCCGCAAACTCGAAGTGCTGGCCGACGCCGCCAAGTACGACGCCTCCTGCGCCAGCAGCGGGAGCAAGAGCACCCGCCGCGGCAGCCGGCTCGGTTCGACCGAAGGGATGGGCATTTGCCACAGCTACACGCCCGACGGCCGGTGCGTATCGCTGCTCAAATTGCTACTCACCAACTACTGCGTTTACGACTGCAAGTTCTGCGTCAACCGCGTGTCGAGCGACACCCCACGAGCGCGGTTCACCGTTGCGGAAGTCATCGACCTGACGGTCGAGTTCTACCGCCGCAACTACATCGAGGGGCTGTTCCTCAGTTCCGGCATCGTCGGCAGCATCGACGGCACGATGGAGCAACTCGTCGCGGTGGCCCGTGGGCTGCGCGAAGGTCACGGGTTCGGCGGCTACATTCACCTGAAACTGATCCCCGGCGCGTCGGCCGAACTGGTCGCGGAGGCCGGGCGCTGGGCCGACCGGCTCAGCGCGAACATCGAACTGCCCACCGCACAAGACCTGCACCAGCTCGCGCCCGAGAAGACCCGCGCGGACATCACCGGCACGATGACCACCGTGGCCGACGGCATCGCCGAGCGCGCGGCCGACAGGAAGGCCGGGCTGAAGGCGCCGGTGTTCGCCCCGGCCGGGCAGAGCACGCAGATGGTGGTGGGCGCGACGCCGACCACCGACGGCGTCATTCTCGGCACGGCCGACGAACTGTACCGCACGCAGAAGTTGCGGCGCGTGTACTACTCGGCGTACAGCCCGACCCCGCACGCCGACGCCCGGCTGCCCGCTTTGCGCCCGCCGCTCTTGCGCGAGCACCGCCTGTACCAAGCCGACTGGCTGCTCCGCTTCTACGGCTTTGAAGTAAGTGAAGTGGTCGCACCCGGCGCGAACCTCGCGCTCGACGTGGACCCGAAACTGGCGTGGGCGCTGGCGAACCGTGACCGGTTCCCGGTAGACGTGAACGCCGCGCCGCGCGAGTTACTCCTGCGGATCCCCGGCGTCGGGGTGCGCAACGTCGAGCGCATCCTGGCGGTCCGCCGGCACCACGCCCTGACCGTCGCCGACCTGCGCGCGTTGCGCGTGAACTGGAAAAGCGCCGCTCCGTTCGTGCTCACCGGCGACCACAATCCGGCTCTGCGGAAACTCGACACCGTGGGGTTGAAGAAGTCGGTCCAGCCGACGCTGTTCGACGATCTGGATGGGTACGCATGA
- the treZ gene encoding malto-oligosyltrehalose trehalohydrolase — translation MTWRVWAPKVKRVELVLIDGDRRRNVPMRSEGDGYFAHSEGGVPEGQRYAYRLGGGAERPDPCSRWQPDGVHRPSAVVFPGKFVWTDQGWRGVPREDLVFYELHVGTFTAEGTFDAIIPRLPELLDLGVTAIEIMPVAQFPGARNWGYDGVHLFAPQDTYGGPEGLRRLVNACHACGLAAVLDVVYNHLGPEGNYAGEFGPYYSDRYRTAWGAALNYDGPGSDGVRDFVLDNVRHWVEEYHLDGLRLDATQSIFDVSPAHITREIKEEADRAAGPFGRPLHVIAESLLNDVRIVLPPQQGGYGLDAEWNEDFHHALIAFLTGERHGKYVDYGPAADLPRVLEKTFVLDGRYSRHRGRRWGAPARDVPGDRFVVGVQNHDHVGNRARGERLAALVGPPVQRLAASLMLLSPHLPFLFMGEEYGETNPFLFFCSFGDRGLVEAVRRGRKNDYALQGEVPDPQATLSFTASRLSWTWSDQLPRAGLRHLYRDLLAARRRWPALKDFVTRRAAPSRFSERPGVGVRSRHRTELPVRVPELVRGPAPAADGCATGGAHALQFGAARLQRRAAGGRRVPGVVPVRVPCVRPRTGVILRPVTTRSRDPA, via the coding sequence GTGACGTGGCGGGTGTGGGCCCCAAAGGTGAAGCGCGTCGAACTGGTTCTGATCGACGGCGACCGCCGGCGGAACGTGCCAATGCGATCCGAGGGCGACGGCTACTTCGCGCACTCCGAAGGAGGCGTGCCCGAGGGGCAGCGGTACGCGTACCGTCTCGGCGGCGGGGCGGAACGCCCGGACCCGTGCTCGCGGTGGCAACCGGACGGCGTCCACCGGCCCTCGGCGGTGGTGTTCCCGGGTAAATTCGTATGGACCGACCAGGGGTGGCGCGGGGTCCCGCGCGAGGACCTCGTCTTCTACGAACTGCACGTCGGGACGTTCACCGCCGAAGGCACCTTCGACGCGATCATACCGCGCTTGCCGGAGTTACTCGATCTCGGCGTCACCGCGATCGAGATCATGCCGGTGGCGCAGTTCCCCGGCGCGCGGAACTGGGGCTATGACGGGGTTCACCTGTTCGCCCCGCAGGACACTTATGGCGGCCCCGAAGGCTTGCGGCGGTTGGTGAATGCGTGCCACGCTTGCGGCCTCGCGGCGGTCCTCGATGTCGTGTACAACCACCTCGGGCCGGAGGGCAACTACGCCGGCGAGTTCGGCCCGTACTACTCGGACCGGTACCGCACCGCGTGGGGCGCGGCCCTCAACTACGACGGGCCGGGGTCCGACGGCGTCCGCGATTTCGTCCTCGACAACGTTCGCCACTGGGTCGAGGAATACCACCTCGACGGGCTGCGACTCGACGCCACGCAGAGCATCTTCGACGTCAGCCCCGCCCACATCACGAGAGAGATCAAAGAGGAAGCGGACCGCGCCGCGGGTCCGTTCGGCCGGCCGCTCCACGTCATCGCGGAAAGCCTGCTGAACGACGTCCGCATCGTGCTGCCGCCACAACAGGGCGGTTACGGGCTGGACGCCGAATGGAACGAGGACTTCCACCACGCGCTGATCGCGTTCCTCACCGGCGAGCGGCACGGCAAGTACGTCGACTACGGCCCGGCCGCCGACCTCCCGCGGGTACTGGAGAAGACGTTCGTTCTGGACGGGCGGTACAGCCGGCACCGCGGGCGGCGGTGGGGCGCGCCGGCCCGCGACGTGCCCGGCGACCGGTTCGTGGTCGGCGTCCAGAACCACGACCACGTCGGCAACCGGGCGCGCGGCGAGCGGTTGGCGGCGCTGGTCGGGCCGCCGGTGCAGCGCCTGGCCGCGAGCCTGATGCTGTTGTCGCCGCACCTGCCGTTCCTGTTCATGGGCGAGGAGTACGGCGAGACGAACCCGTTCTTGTTCTTCTGCTCGTTCGGGGACCGCGGGCTGGTCGAAGCGGTGCGGCGCGGCCGAAAAAACGACTACGCCCTCCAAGGCGAGGTGCCCGACCCGCAGGCGACGCTGTCGTTCACCGCGTCGCGCCTCAGTTGGACGTGGTCGGACCAGTTGCCGCGGGCCGGGCTGCGCCACCTGTACCGCGACCTGCTCGCCGCCCGCCGCCGGTGGCCGGCGCTCAAGGACTTCGTAACCCGCCGCGCGGCTCCTTCCCGATTCAGCGAACGGCCCGGTGTTGGAGTTCGTTCGCGGCACCGAACCGAGCTCCCTGTACGCGTACCTGAACTTGTCCGCGGACCCGCACCCGCTGCCGACGGATGTGCCACCGGGGGCGCGCATGCTCTTCAGTTCGGAGCAGCCCGCCTACAGCGGCGCGCGGCCGGAGGGCGACGAGTGCCGGGAGTTGTGCCCGTTCGAGTGCCTTGTGTTCGGCCGCGAACCGGCGTGATCCTACGACCCGTCACGACCCGATCGCGCGACCCGGCGTGA